The following nucleotide sequence is from Blastocatellia bacterium.
AAAAATTCTACTGAGTGGCGGCCTGAATTCCTGAGGCGACTTCTTCAATGATGCCTTTCCTGACGTATATTGGCCGAACGATTTCTCTCAACGAGGGAAGTTTTCTGGCAAACAGGATCGAACCGAAGATGCAAAAGACACCGCCGAGCAGGATCGTGTTGGGCGCGCCGATCTGACTGGCCAGCCCACCGGCGAAGAGGCTCCCAAAGGGGGCCATACCCAAAAAGGCCATCGTGTAAAAACTCATCACCCGCCCGCGCTTGTCATCCTCCACAATGGTCTGTAAAACGGTGTTGCCGGCGGCCATTTGCACGATCATGCCGAAGCCGGTCACGAACATCACAATCAAAGAGAGCCAGACAGCGCGAGACAGAGCAAGCGCAATGAGTCCGAGGCCAAAGAGACTAGCCGACAGTGTCATGATGCTGCCCAGTCCGCGAATACTTTTTCGCGACGCCATATAAATAGCCCCAGCCAAAGCCCCCACGCCCGAGGCGGCCATCAGAAAACCGAATGTATGAGGGCCTCCCCGAAGAACGTCTCGGGCAATAACGGGCATGAGAACCACATACGGCATGCCCATGAGACTGACCAGGCCAATGAGCATCAAGATTGCCTTGATCGGCGCAAACCCGAAAGCATACGTGAATCCTTCTTTCAATCCTTCCAACACACGAGTTCGTTGGCTT
It contains:
- a CDS encoding MFS transporter; the protein is ANAIAMNSSMFNAARLLGPSLAGVLIATVGEGICFLLDGISYLAVIASLWAMKLTPRKIESQRTRVLEGLKEGFTYAFGFAPIKAILMLIGLVSLMGMPYVVLMPVIARDVLRGGPHTFGFLMAASGVGALAGAIYMASRKSIRGLGSIMTLSASLFGLGLIALALSRAVWLSLIVMFVTGFGMIVQMAAGNTVLQTIVEDDKRGRVMSFYTMAFLGMAPFGSLFAGGLASQIGAPNTILLGGVFCIFGSILFARKLPSLREIVRPIYVRKGIIEEVASGIQAATQ